CGCGGCCAGATCCGGGTGCTGCTGGCCGAGTCGCTGGTGGGCATTATCAGTCAGCGGCTCTTGCGCCGCTCCGACGGCGTGGGCCGGGTGCTGGGCCACGAGGTGCTGATCAACACGCCGCTGATTTCCGAATTTATCCGCGACGAGAGCCGCACCCACGAGATCAAGGAGGCGCTGGTCGAGGACAACATCAGAGGTATGCACACCTTCGACCAGCACCTGCTCGATCTGTATCAGGCCAACCTGATCTCGATGGAGGAAGCCCGCGACAACGCTTCCAGCCCCAACGAGTTCAAGCTGATGGTGACGCGCTCCAACAGACGCTGAGGCTGAGGAGGGCGGAGGCCACGCACCTGGAAAGCGTTCCAGCAAGCGTCTAGTAGTTTCTGGTGGCGGATTGTGGAGTAGCCTGGCATTGATGCGTCACTCTTTCCGCCGCGTTTCCTGGGCGCGCGCTCCGCGCTCGGCCCGCTGCGCCCAGGCTGCTGGGTGAAGGCCAACTGGACACTGCTGGGCCAGCGAGAGTATCGCCAGCTCTGGACAGCCCAGACCCTCTCCACTTTTGGAGACGCCCTCTTCCGGGTGGCGCAGGTTGCTCTGGTACTGAAGCTCGGCGGCGCGGCGGCGGGTCTCAGTGGGGTGCTGCTGGCAAACGTGCTGCCTGGGCTGCTGTTCTCCTTGTTGGGTGGCGTCTGGGCGGACCGCCTCAACCGCCGCCGCCTGCTGGTGGCAACCAATGCGGGCCGGGCCCTGGGTATGGCCCTGATGACGTGTCTGATCTGGTCAGGCCGCACCGAGTTGTGGCACCTTTACGCGCTCGGCGTGGTATTTGGCAGCCTCAGCGCTGTGGGCAATCCGGCGTACAACGCCCTCCTGCCCCAGGTGATTGCGCCGCCGCAGTTGCAAGCGGGCAATGCCCTTTTCTCGGTGGGTGACAGCCTCGGTTACCTCGTCGGCCCCGCCCTGGCCGGGGCGCTGCTGGCAGTGATCGGCGTGGGTGGCCTGGCTGCCGTGAACACCGGGGCGCTGCTGTGGATGGTCATGACGCTCCTGACCTTGCGCGTGGCCGAGCAGCCAGTGGGAGTGCCGCACGGTGAGACCCTGCTGGAGCAATTGAGCCAGGGCTGGCGCTGGGTGGTCGGGCAGGCCGTCATGCTGCTCTTTCTGACCTTCTTTGCGGCCACCAATGTTGCCACCCCGGTGATGGGCGTGGCGCTGCCGCTCTACGTCACGTGGACGCTGGGCGAACCGGCGGCGGTCTACGGCTATCTGCTCACGGCAATGAATGCGGGCATCCTGGCGGCGTCGTTTGTGCTGGCCTGCGTCCACACCGAGCGGGCAGCCCTGGTAACGGCGCTGAGCGTCATCGGCATCGGCCTCAGCGGCTACCTCGGCGTGGGACTGACCCGCAGCGTGGTGGCGGCGGCGCTGCTGCTGGCCCTGGCCGACGGGCTGGCAATGGTGCCCAACATTTTGTTTCCCACCTGGGTGCAGCAAACCGCGCCTCCCGAATTGCAGGGCCGGGTCTTCGGCTTGATCAGCGTCGCCACTTACGCCCTGGTGCCGCTCGGCTACGTGGTCGCGGCGGGCGCAGTTGGCACCTGGTCGCCACCTACCGCTTTGATGGCTGCCGGGGCCGTGCTGGTGCTGATCCCGGCGGCAGCTTTGCTCTACAAACCGTTTCGTGAAGCGCGGGGCGGCTGATCAACGACGGAGTGCCGTTCAAAGATGCGGCCCGGTACTGGAACTGCATATTTCCTGTTGCCAACGAATAGTCCGGTTGCCTGCCTGCGCCTCTGCTAGCCTCTCTGCATGACTGGCCTCTCAGACACCATCGCCGCCATCGCCACCGCGCCGGGCAGCGCCGGGGTGGGCATCGTGCGCGTCAGTGGCCCGGCGGCGTTGCGGGTGGCCGACGCGGTATTCGCTGGACGCTCGCGGCCCAGCCGCACCCCCGGCGGACGCTTTCTCTACGGCGCGTTCAGGAGCGGGTCGGGCGACAGCATTGACGAGGGTCTGTGCCTCATCTTTCGCGGTCCGCACAGCTACACCGGCGAGGATGTGGCCGAGTTGCAGTCTCACGGCAGCCCGGCGGTGCTGGCCCGGTTGCTGGAGCGGGTGCTGGAAGTCGGTGCCCGCGCGGCCCGGCCTGGCGAATTTACCCTGCGGGCTTACCTCGGTGGGCGGCTCGATCTGACCCAGGCCGAGGCGGTGCTCTCGCTGGTCAATGCCCAGACCGACGCGGCCCGGCGTCAGGCGACGCTGGGTCTGAGCGGGGCCATCGCGGCGCGGGTCTCGGTTGTGGCTGAGGCCGTGACCCGCACCCTGGCCGCCATTCAGGCAATGCTCGATTATCCCGACGAGGGCGTGCCGGAAGAGGAGCGTGGGGAACCCCTGCTGAGGGCCGAGGCCGAACTCGCTGGCCTGCTCGGCACCGCCCGCGCCGGGCAGATCGCCACGCGCGGCGCACGCCTGGCGCTGCTGGGCCGCCCCAATGCCGGAAAGTCCAGCCTGCTCAACGCCCTGCTCGGCTATGAGCGCAGCATCGTGACGCCCATCGCCGGAACCACCCGCGATTACCTGGAAGCCCAGCTCGAACTGGCAGGCGTGCCAATCACGCTGGTCGATACGGCGGGCCTGCGTGAGACGGCCGACGAGATTGAGGCGGCGGGCGTGCGCCAGGCCCAGTTGCTCGGCCAGAATGCCGACCTGGTGCTGCTGCTCGAGGACGGCAGCGCTGCGCGCGAACCGCTCGACATCGCCAGTGACGCCCCCACTTTGCGGATACAGACCAAGATTGACCTCGGCCAGCGCTGGCAGGCTCCCGGGTTTCTGCTGGTCAGTGCCGTGACGGGCGCGGGCCTGCCGGAGTTGCGCGAGGCGGTGCGCGCGGCCCTGCTCGGCAACCAGACGCGCGGTGAGGCCTGGCTCACCACTGAGCGCCAGGCCGACGCCGCCCGCCGCGCCCTGATGCATATTGCCGCCGCCCGACATCTGCCCGATGACCTGGCCGGATACGAACTGGAACAGGCCCTGGGGGCACTGGCCGAGCTGACCGGGCGTGACGTGCAGGAGGACGTGGTGGACGCGGTGTTCAGGAATTTCTGCGTGGGCAAGTAGCGGCCTTGCTCGGCGCTACTCGCCCGCGCGGCTCACCCGGCGGCAGCCGAGTCGCCCGCTGAGCATCAGCGCGTCGGCCTGGGCCTTGCTGGGCCAGGGACCGAGGAGCTGAGCCTGATTCGGCACGAAGAGTGTGGAGCTGCTGAGCTGGTAAGTGCCGCCGCGCTGGGCCGCCCGCACCACGCAGGCGGCGTCCAGCCCGCTGAGCGCCAGAGTGGAGGTGCTCTCGGTGCCGCCCGCGTCGCGCCAGGCCAGGGCGCGGTCCTGCACCGCCGGATTGAAGTCCGATAAAGTACGCTGGGCCTGGGCCTGCCCGTAGAGCGCTGCCGTCACCGACACCAGCACCGGCAGCAGCGCCGCCAGCAGCCACAGGGTGATCGGGCGTGCCGGGCCTGGGCGCAGCAGCAGCGCCAGCAGGGCCAGGGCCATCAGGATGCTGATTAGTAGATACAGCGAAGTCACGCCCCAGAGTGTAGCGCGGCGGTCTGAGAACGCAGCCCGACCAGGAGTGGAACCCTACAGCCTACAGCCTCGGTTCCAGCTTGCCGCGCCAGGCCAGCTTCATGCGCTGGCCGAGGCGCTTGTAGAGCCGGGGAGCGTGGTGCTTGCTGAAGTCCAGCGTGGCCTGCTCACTGCCCACGTCGTAACCGTATTTCTCCGAGAGGTAATAGCGGTGGTCCATGATCCACAGATACAGATCGGCCTCGGTGCGGCCCGGAAAGCGGTGCATCACGTCGTGGGCCTCGATATTCTCCACGATCCGGCTGTAGAGGCGGCGGTACCAGCTCTCCACCGCTTCCTCCCAGGTCACGGGCCGTTCTCGTCCTGGCTTGAGGTCGAGGTAATAGCGCCGGGCGTTGATGTGCTCGATCAGGGTGGCGTAGCGCCCCGGCTTCGTAAACAGGATGTCTTTGTGGTTGGGCGACACCTCGTTGAGTTTGGTGGCCCGCAGAAACTGGGCGTACTCGCCCTTGATGATCATGTCTTTCAGGGTGTCGCCCTCGCTCGGCGGCACCGTGACGTGCAGCTCGATCACGCTGGCGTCGATGTACGCCTGCCCCTGGCGGCGGGCCACGCTGACCCGGTGGTTGCCGTCCTTGACGAAGTAGAGTTCGCCCACCTTGTAGACCTGAATCGGCGGCAGCTCCTTGCCGTCGAGCTGGGCGCGCCGAACGCCTACCCATCGGTCGTCGAGGTGTTTTTCTTTGGGCAGGTAGTAGCGGTCGAATTCGCGGTAACGGTCCACCGAGCCGATGATGTGGTCCACCGGAATGGCCTCCACGCCGCGCTGGAATTCGCCGTCCGGGGCCAGGTGACGCACCCAGTCGAAGGGGGTCAGCTCGTTGTTCATGCCGCGCAGAATCCTCAGGAAGTCGTGAACGTCGGCCAGCAGCCGGGCACGCTCCACTTCGGTCTTGGCTTGGTTGTTGGTTTGGACGCTCATGAAACTCCTGTGGCGACCAGTCATGAGGGCGAAGTGAGAGGGCCGCCGCTCTGGTGACTCATGATACACCACCCGCCCTGATGTCAGCCTGACTGCCCAGCGTCAGTGGAAGGTCAGCTGCCTGCTTGCCTTCCCACCTGCGCTAAAATCTCCCCTTATGAACCTCAAGGCCCAGCTCAAAGCCGCCGTCGAAGGAGCCGCCTTACAACTCGGCGCACCTCTGGACGTGGCGATTCAGGAAACGCCGCCGAACAAGCCCGGCGATTACGGCACGCCCGCCGCCTTTCAGCTCGCCAAGTTGCTCGGCCAGGATCCGGCGCAGGTGGCTGCCCAGCTCGCCCAGACGGTGGTGTTGCCCACCGGGATCGCCCGCGCTGTGGCGGCTGGCCCCTTTCTCAATTTCTTCGTGGACGCCGGGGCCTTCGTGCAGGCGGTGGTCACCGATCCCGCCACGCCGGAGCAGGGCAGCGGCAAGGTGGTCATCGAGCACACCTCGGTCAACCCCAACAAGGAGCTGCACGTCGGGCACGTCCGCAATGTGGTGCTGGGCGACAGCATGGGCCGCATCTTCCGCGCCGCCGGGCATCAGGTCGAGATTCAGAACTACATCGACGACACCGGGCGGCAGGCGGCTGAGAGCCTCTATGCCCAGGCGCACTACCGCCGCAAGTGGGACGGCAAGCAGAAGTACGACCACTTCATGGGCGAGGGTTACGTACGCCTTAACGCCGACCCCGACAAACCAGAGCTGGAAAGCGGCATCCGCGCTGTGATGCACCGCCTTGAAACCGGCGAACTGCGCGGCGAGATCGAGCAGATCGTCAAGGCCCACCTCGATACCTGTTTTCGGCTCGGCGCACGCTACGATTTGCTCAACTGGGAATCCGACGTGGTGGGCAGCGGGTTCTTGAGTCAGGCCATGAACATCCTGGAGGGCGGCAGCCACACGGCCCGCCCGCTGGAGGGTAAGTTCGCCGGGGCGCTGGTGATGGACGTGTCGGCCTTTATGCCGGGGCTGGAAGAGAGCAACGTGGTGCTGATGCGCTCGGACGGCACGGCCATGTACGCCGCCAAGGACATCGGCTATCAGTTCTGGAAGTTCGGCCTGTTCGAGGGTATGAAGTTCAGGCCGTTCATGACCGACCCCGAGGGCCGCACCGTCTGGACTTCCGCGCCCGACGGGCAGCCCGACACCGAGCGAAGATTCGGCCACGCTTTTGAAGTCATCAACGTGATCGACTCGCGCCAGGAGCATCCCCAGAAGATCGTCAGGGCCAGTCTGGGGGTTGCCGGGTCGCCGCAGCAGGAGGAGCGCAGCATCCACCTGTCGTATGCCTTCGTGACTTTCGAGGGCCAGACCATCTCAGGGCGCAAGGGCATCGGGGTCAGCGCCGACGCCGTGCTGGACGAGGCTGGGCAACTCGTCACCGAGCTGATGCAGAACCTTAAGCCCGAGGTCATCGGCACCCCCGAGGGTGCGGAGATTGTGCGCCGCATCGCGGTGGGGGCCATCCGCTTCGCCATGCTCAAGGCCGAGCCGACTCGCCAGATCGACTTCCGCTGGGACCTTGCGCTGGCCCTTCAGGGCGACACCGCGCCTTACGTGCAGTACGCGGCGGTACGGGCCGGAAATATCCTCAAGAAAGCACAGGCTGAGGGCCACGCCGTGGACGGGAGCGGGGCCGACTGGGCCAGCACCACCGACCTCGATCTGAACCTCGCCAAAGTCGTCGCCAGGTTTCCGGAAGTGGTTGCCAATGCGGTGCGTGTTCACAGCCCTCACGTGGTTGCCCAGTATGCCCTCGACCTGGCCTCGGCCTTCAACGGCTGGTACAACGCCAAGAACAAGGAGGGCCGCCCCGCGACCAACGTACTGGCGAGTGAGCCGGGGCTGCGTGAGGCTCGGCTGGCGTTGGTCGGCAGGCTGCAACGGGCCTTCGTGCAAACGCTGGGCCTGATCGGCATCGAGGTGCCCAGCGCGATGTGATACGGACTCAGATGAAATCGGTTCTCTCCTGATCTGGATATGAAACAAACGTAACCCGTTTAAATGCGAGGAGGGGTCAGTGGTGGGTGACCTTCAATTCCGGTCCTGCTCATCTGGTGCCTCTCGCCCGCAGCCAGGCCAGCCCCCAGCCCAGCCCCAGGCCCCACACCGCGCCGCTGAGCCCCAGCAGGCTGAAGCCCGACGCGGTGACGACCAGCGTGAGCAGGGCCGGTTCGCGCCAGTAGGCGTCTCTCAGCACGCCTTCCAGACCGCCCATTACCGCGCCGAGCAGGGCCACGCCCGCCAGCGTCTGCATCAGTGCGGCGGGAAAGGCGCTGGCCAGGCCCAGCAGCGCCCCCGCGCCGAGGCTCAGGGCCAGGTAGCCGCCCGCGCAGGTCAGGCCCGCCAGGTAGCGCTTCGCCGGGTCGGGGTGGGCGTCCGGTCCGGTGCAGAGGGCGGCGGTGATGGCCCCCATATTCAGGGTCAGGCTGCCGAATGGTGCGGCCAGAGTGGCGGCCAAACCGGTCAGCGTGATCAGCGGCCTGACCGGCACCCGGCTGTAGCCGCTCGATTGCAGAATGGCGATGCCGGTGAGATTCTGGGCCGTCAGCGCCAGCAGCGTCATCGGCAGGGCCAGGGTCAGCGCGGCGCTGAAGCCGAATGCCGGGGCGATCAGTTCGAGGTGGCCCAGCGGGTGCGGCGCGTCGAAGTGCAGTTGTCCGCCCAGCGCGGCGGCCCCCAGGCCCATGACCAGTGCAGCGGGCACCGCATAGCGTGGAAAAAAGGCGCGGCCCAGCAGGTAAGTACCTAGCAGTGGCAGGGTCAGCGCGGGAGCGGCGGGGATGGCGGCGACACCGCGCAGCACGAACGGCAGCAGCACGCCCGCCAGCAGCGCCGAGGCCAGCGCCGGGGGAATGCGCCGGGCCACGGCGTCGAATGCGCCGCTGACGCCGATCAGGGCCAGGACCGCGCCACTGAGCAGCAGTGCTCCCACCACATCGTTCGGTGTGAAGCGGCTGCCCTCAGCGATCAGCACCGCCAGACCCGGCGTGTTCCAGCCGAGGATGACCGGCGCTTTGTAGATCAGGCACAGGCCCGCGCCCAGCAGTCCCAGCAGCAGGTACATGCTCGTCAGGCTGCTGACCGACTGGCCCGGTGAGAAGTGCGCCACGGCGAACATCTGCACGAACAGCGGAATGTTGCTGGCGAAACTGATCAGCACGGCGACCATTCCGGCGGACAGAGCGCTGAGGGGAAAACGTGCCAGCCTCATGCTCTGCGTCCTGGTCCCCTCCTGCGCAGTCCCCACCCCAGCAGCCCGCCCAGGATCAGCCCCCACAACGCACTGCCCAGCCCCCACCAGCTCAGCCCCGAGGCAGTGACGAACACCGTGACGGCAGCGGCCTCGCGCCACTCGGTGTCGCTCAGCGCCGACACCAGACTGCTGGTCGCCGTGCCGAGCAGGGCCAGCCCCGCCAGCGCCGCGATGAAGGCGGGCGGCACAGCCCCCACCGCGCCCGCCACCCAGCCCGCGAAAATGCCCAGCAGCAGATAAAAGAAGGCGCTGGACAGGCCCGCCACATAGCGCCGCGCCGGATCGTGGTGGCTCTCCTCGCCCGCGCCGATGGCCGCCGTGATGGCCGCCAGGTTGGTGGTGTGCGCCCCGAACGGAGCCGACAGCAGCGAGGCCAGCCCGGTGACCCAGATCAGCGGCGTGGTGGGCACCCGCGAGTAACCGAAGGTTCGCAGCACCGCCACGCCCGGCAGGTTCTGCGAGGCCAGGGTCAGCAACGTCATCGGCAGGGCCAGGGCCAGCAGCGCGCTGAGGGTGAAGTGGGGCAGCGTGAATGTCAGGGTGCCGAACACATCCGCTCCGCCCACCGTACCGATCTGTCCGCTCAGCAGCGCGGCGACCACACCCGCCGCCAGCGATAGGGGCACCGCGTAACGTGGCAAGAAGGCCCGACCCAGCAAAAACGCGCCCGTCATCGCGCCGACGATCAGCGGCGAGGTGGGCAAGGCTTTGAAGGCCCCCAGCACGAACGGAATCAGCACGCCCGCCAGCAGCCCCGCCGCCAGCGGCCCCGGAATCCGTGCCGTGACCCGCTCGAAGGCTCCGCTGAGGCCCAGCGCCGTGATGAGCGCAGCACTGATCAGGTACGCGCCGATCATCTCCGGCAGGGTCAGGTGGCTGGCCTGGGTGGCAATGAGAGCCAGCCCCGGCGTCGTCCAGGCGGTCAGGATCGGGGCGCGGTACCGCCAGCTCAGCAGCGAACCCGTGACGGCAATACTGATGTAGACGCTGAAAATCCAGCTGCTCGTCTGTGCGGGGGTCAGGTGCGCGGCCTGCGCGGCGGCGATCACCAGCCCGATGCTGCTCGACGCCCCCACCAGCACGGCGATGAAGCCTGCCAGCACGGCCGAGAACGACAGATCTCGCCTTAGTTCATTGAAATTTGGAGTGCTCAAGTTCAATTCAGTCATTCATTCAACCTGCTGGCCGTGCCGCCCACCCACACGTCACTCGCTCCGCCCGCTTGCGGGGCGTACTGGGCGCTCAACCTGGACGGCACGCCCGGCATCATCTGGAGACCGCGTACCAGCGGCTCACCTTCCGGCAGCGCGCCGCGCATACTCAGCGCCCCCACCAGGCAGGCGAACATGTTGCTGCTGGCGGCGTCCTCGTCAAAACCCCTCAGCGGCCCGAAGGCCCGAAAGGCGACATCGGTGCGCTCGGCGTCGAGCGTGTAGAGAATGAAACCCGTCGTCTGTGTCTCGCGCCCGAGCTGGCTGAGGGCCTCTACGTCGGTCCGAAAGTGGGTCAGGACGTCCAGGGACGGCACGCCCACGACCAGATTCGGGCGGCCTGCCGAGGCGACTTGAACGTGCTCCGGTTGGATTCTCAGTGGGCCGAAATCGGTGTCCGGCGCGCCAGTCACGCTCACGTCACCCTGCTTGAGCAGCCACTCGCCGCCGCAGAGCTGGGCCGGGTATTCCTGGCCGTTCATCCAGACGCTCGACACGTCAGGAACCCGCCCTTCCGCATAGAGGTGGTGCAGGGCCACCAGGGCTGCGCTGTCAGAGTCGCCCTTATCGCGGGTGGGTGTGAAGACGCGCAGGTGAGCGCCGTGCTCATCGAGCCTCTCAATGAAGACGCTCAGCGGCGTGCCTGCGCGGGCGGCCTGGGCCTGCAAGTCACCCCCGGCGCTCACGAACAAGGAAGCGAGTTTGCCGCCCTCGGTGCGCGGCGCGGCGTAGACGCGGTAGGGAAGGGGGGAGAGACCAGTCATCTGGAAAGTATTGTGCCAGTTGC
This portion of the Deinococcus rubellus genome encodes:
- a CDS encoding MFS transporter translates to MKANWTLLGQREYRQLWTAQTLSTFGDALFRVAQVALVLKLGGAAAGLSGVLLANVLPGLLFSLLGGVWADRLNRRRLLVATNAGRALGMALMTCLIWSGRTELWHLYALGVVFGSLSAVGNPAYNALLPQVIAPPQLQAGNALFSVGDSLGYLVGPALAGALLAVIGVGGLAAVNTGALLWMVMTLLTLRVAEQPVGVPHGETLLEQLSQGWRWVVGQAVMLLFLTFFAATNVATPVMGVALPLYVTWTLGEPAAVYGYLLTAMNAGILAASFVLACVHTERAALVTALSVIGIGLSGYLGVGLTRSVVAAALLLALADGLAMVPNILFPTWVQQTAPPELQGRVFGLISVATYALVPLGYVVAAGAVGTWSPPTALMAAGAVLVLIPAAALLYKPFREARGG
- a CDS encoding DUF4032 domain-containing protein; translation: MSVQTNNQAKTEVERARLLADVHDFLRILRGMNNELTPFDWVRHLAPDGEFQRGVEAIPVDHIIGSVDRYREFDRYYLPKEKHLDDRWVGVRRAQLDGKELPPIQVYKVGELYFVKDGNHRVSVARRQGQAYIDASVIELHVTVPPSEGDTLKDMIIKGEYAQFLRATKLNEVSPNHKDILFTKPGRYATLIEHINARRYYLDLKPGRERPVTWEEAVESWYRRLYSRIVENIEAHDVMHRFPGRTEADLYLWIMDHRYYLSEKYGYDVGSEQATLDFSKHHAPRLYKRLGQRMKLAWRGKLEPRL
- a CDS encoding benzoate/H(+) symporter BenE family transporter, with protein sequence MRLARFPLSALSAGMVAVLISFASNIPLFVQMFAVAHFSPGQSVSSLTSMYLLLGLLGAGLCLIYKAPVILGWNTPGLAVLIAEGSRFTPNDVVGALLLSGAVLALIGVSGAFDAVARRIPPALASALLAGVLLPFVLRGVAAIPAAPALTLPLLGTYLLGRAFFPRYAVPAALVMGLGAAALGGQLHFDAPHPLGHLELIAPAFGFSAALTLALPMTLLALTAQNLTGIAILQSSGYSRVPVRPLITLTGLAATLAAPFGSLTLNMGAITAALCTGPDAHPDPAKRYLAGLTCAGGYLALSLGAGALLGLASAFPAALMQTLAGVALLGAVMGGLEGVLRDAYWREPALLTLVVTASGFSLLGLSGAVWGLGLGWGLAWLRARGTR
- a CDS encoding arginine--tRNA ligase, with protein sequence MNLKAQLKAAVEGAALQLGAPLDVAIQETPPNKPGDYGTPAAFQLAKLLGQDPAQVAAQLAQTVVLPTGIARAVAAGPFLNFFVDAGAFVQAVVTDPATPEQGSGKVVIEHTSVNPNKELHVGHVRNVVLGDSMGRIFRAAGHQVEIQNYIDDTGRQAAESLYAQAHYRRKWDGKQKYDHFMGEGYVRLNADPDKPELESGIRAVMHRLETGELRGEIEQIVKAHLDTCFRLGARYDLLNWESDVVGSGFLSQAMNILEGGSHTARPLEGKFAGALVMDVSAFMPGLEESNVVLMRSDGTAMYAAKDIGYQFWKFGLFEGMKFRPFMTDPEGRTVWTSAPDGQPDTERRFGHAFEVINVIDSRQEHPQKIVRASLGVAGSPQQEERSIHLSYAFVTFEGQTISGRKGIGVSADAVLDEAGQLVTELMQNLKPEVIGTPEGAEIVRRIAVGAIRFAMLKAEPTRQIDFRWDLALALQGDTAPYVQYAAVRAGNILKKAQAEGHAVDGSGADWASTTDLDLNLAKVVARFPEVVANAVRVHSPHVVAQYALDLASAFNGWYNAKNKEGRPATNVLASEPGLREARLALVGRLQRAFVQTLGLIGIEVPSAM
- a CDS encoding PhzF family phenazine biosynthesis protein, whose amino-acid sequence is MTGLSPLPYRVYAAPRTEGGKLASLFVSAGGDLQAQAARAGTPLSVFIERLDEHGAHLRVFTPTRDKGDSDSAALVALHHLYAEGRVPDVSSVWMNGQEYPAQLCGGEWLLKQGDVSVTGAPDTDFGPLRIQPEHVQVASAGRPNLVVGVPSLDVLTHFRTDVEALSQLGRETQTTGFILYTLDAERTDVAFRAFGPLRGFDEDAASSNMFACLVGALSMRGALPEGEPLVRGLQMMPGVPSRLSAQYAPQAGGASDVWVGGTASRLNE
- a CDS encoding benzoate/H(+) symporter BenE family transporter; protein product: MTELNLSTPNFNELRRDLSFSAVLAGFIAVLVGASSSIGLVIAAAQAAHLTPAQTSSWIFSVYISIAVTGSLLSWRYRAPILTAWTTPGLALIATQASHLTLPEMIGAYLISAALITALGLSGAFERVTARIPGPLAAGLLAGVLIPFVLGAFKALPTSPLIVGAMTGAFLLGRAFLPRYAVPLSLAAGVVAALLSGQIGTVGGADVFGTLTFTLPHFTLSALLALALPMTLLTLASQNLPGVAVLRTFGYSRVPTTPLIWVTGLASLLSAPFGAHTTNLAAITAAIGAGEESHHDPARRYVAGLSSAFFYLLLGIFAGWVAGAVGAVPPAFIAALAGLALLGTATSSLVSALSDTEWREAAAVTVFVTASGLSWWGLGSALWGLILGGLLGWGLRRRGPGRRA
- the mnmE gene encoding tRNA uridine-5-carboxymethylaminomethyl(34) synthesis GTPase MnmE yields the protein MTGLSDTIAAIATAPGSAGVGIVRVSGPAALRVADAVFAGRSRPSRTPGGRFLYGAFRSGSGDSIDEGLCLIFRGPHSYTGEDVAELQSHGSPAVLARLLERVLEVGARAARPGEFTLRAYLGGRLDLTQAEAVLSLVNAQTDAARRQATLGLSGAIAARVSVVAEAVTRTLAAIQAMLDYPDEGVPEEERGEPLLRAEAELAGLLGTARAGQIATRGARLALLGRPNAGKSSLLNALLGYERSIVTPIAGTTRDYLEAQLELAGVPITLVDTAGLRETADEIEAAGVRQAQLLGQNADLVLLLEDGSAAREPLDIASDAPTLRIQTKIDLGQRWQAPGFLLVSAVTGAGLPELREAVRAALLGNQTRGEAWLTTERQADAARRALMHIAAARHLPDDLAGYELEQALGALAELTGRDVQEDVVDAVFRNFCVGK